In a genomic window of Hippoglossus stenolepis isolate QCI-W04-F060 chromosome 17, HSTE1.2, whole genome shotgun sequence:
- the LOC118124473 gene encoding protein disulfide-isomerase A3, protein MAAAVRLLPAVTLWLLTRFPATVCLRRDVLELGDADFDYLATEHETMLVTFYAPWCGHCKKLAPDFEKAATKLKGSVQLAKVDCTAHSETCGRFGISGYPTLKIFRNGRDSAPYDGPRTADGIYQFMKKQTGPDSVHLESKDELHSFIKHYDASVIGVFSGAGSSLSEFLKAAALLREQFRFAHTADVKLGDEYGVQSESVLLFRAPRLSSKFEDSVVVFRDHLTIASLRRFLRDHIYGLCPHMTLENRDRLRVRDLLTAYYDLDFHHNTRGSNYWRNRVMKVASQYTGRGLTFSVANKNDFLSELEDDFGLGTSDGGELPFVTIRSKLGHKFTMREEFTRDGRSLERFLDDYFAGRLKRYVKSEPVPERNAAAVKVVVAETFDDIVNDPDKNVLIQFYSPTCPHCKKLEPVYRELADTLFPDTNIVIAKMNGVENDVPLGYDVQGYPTIYFAALGKKDEPLRYEGGRELKDLLKFLKREASPSLTASGSKDEL, encoded by the exons aTGGCGGCCGCTGTCCGGCTCCTTCCCGCCGTCACGCTGTGGCTGCTGACCCGGTTTCCCGCCACGGTGTGCTTGCGCAGGGACGTGCTCGAGCTCGGGGACGCGGACTTCGATTACCTAGCAACGGAGCACGAGACCATGCTGGTGACGTTCTACGCTCCATG gtgtGGACACTGTAAGAAACTGGCTCCAGACTTTGAGAAAGCAGCAACAAAACTGAAGGGAAGCGTCCAGTTAGCAAAG GTGGACTGTACTGCTCACTCAGAGACCTGTGGTCGTTTCGGGATCTCTGGTTATCCTACTCTCAAGATCTTCAGGAACGGGAGAGACTCCGCCCCCTACGACGGACCTCGCACTGCAG atGGGATCTATCAGTTCATGAAGAAGCAGACGGGTCCAGACTCAGTTCACCTGGAATCAAAGGACGAACTCCACAGCTTCATCAAACACTACGATGCCAGTGTCATAG GTGTGTTTTCAGGTGCAGGCAGCTCTCTCTCAGAGTTTCTGAAAGCTGCCGCTCTGTTGAGGGAACAGTTCAGATTCGCTCACACCGCTGACGTGAAGCTCGGGGACGAGTACGGCGTTCAGTCTGA GAGTGTGTTGTTGTTCCGAGCTCCCAGACTGAGCAGTAAGTTTGAGGACAGCGTGGTCGTCTTCAGAGATCACCTGACCATCGCATCTCTGAGACGCTTCCTCAGAGACCACAT TTATGGACTGTGTCCTCACATGACTCTGGAGAACAGAGATCGTCTAAGAGTTCGTGACCTGCTGACGGCGTACTATGACCTCGACTTCCACCACAACACCAGAGGCTCCAACTACTGGAGGAACAG GGTGATGAAGGTGGCGTCACAATACACTGGGCGGGGCCTGACCTTCTCGGTAGCCAATAAGAATGACTTCCTGTCCGAGCTGGAGGACGACTTCGGTTTGGGAACATCTGACGGGGGAGAACTTCCGTTCGTCACAATCCGGTCCAAACTGGGTCACAAGTTCACCATGAGAGAGGAGTTCAC gagagACGGTCGGTCCCTGGAGAGATTTTTAGACGATTACTTCGCTGGTCGACTCAAACGTTACGTGAAGTCTGAACCCGTACCGGAGAGAAACGCAGCTGCTGTCAAG GTGGTTGTTGCTGAGACGTTTGATGACATCGTCAATGACCCAGATAAAAATGTTCTGATCCAGTTTTACTCTCCCACATGTCCACACTGCAAGAAACTGGAGCCGGTCTACAGAGAGCTGGCTGACACG CTCTTTCCTGATACAAACATCGTCATCGCCAAAATGAACGGTGTTGAAAACGACGTCCCGCTGGGTTACGATGTCCAAGG GTATCCAACCATTTACTTTGCTGCGCTGGGTAAAAAGGACGAGCCTTTACGATACGAG GGGGGTCGAGAGCTCAAAGACCTCCTGAAGTTCCTGAAGCGCGAGGCGAGTCCCAGCCTGACGGCGAGCGGGTCGAAGGACGAACTCTGA